The proteins below are encoded in one region of candidate division KSB1 bacterium:
- a CDS encoding class I SAM-dependent methyltransferase — MAEKHFYEQRAFAERYLVPFFQKHVPGFSQARVLEVGCAEAGFLDVLYGLGIQGVGLELSPARVALAKAKNPGLEVVIGDITEPACVNAVGDNFDLVVMRDVMEHVVDRVAAMQNVRRLLKTGGYFYVSFPPKYSPFAGHQQVGRSVLRLVPYLHLLPAPLLRRLGRLAGEAEYQIANIIANRRHGLSIASFERLCREHGLRPVVRELFLARPVYRVRFGIPCIRLPNLPGMRELLTLGYEALYRLT, encoded by the coding sequence ATGGCGGAGAAGCACTTTTACGAGCAGCGAGCGTTTGCCGAGCGCTACCTCGTGCCCTTTTTCCAGAAGCACGTACCAGGTTTTTCTCAGGCACGCGTGCTCGAGGTGGGGTGCGCAGAGGCGGGATTTCTCGACGTGCTCTACGGGTTGGGGATCCAGGGGGTGGGACTTGAGCTTTCCCCGGCGCGCGTGGCCCTGGCCAAGGCAAAAAACCCTGGACTGGAGGTGGTGATCGGGGATATCACGGAGCCCGCCTGCGTGAATGCGGTAGGCGACAATTTCGACCTGGTGGTAATGCGCGATGTGATGGAGCACGTGGTGGACCGTGTTGCTGCTATGCAAAACGTGAGGCGACTGCTCAAAACAGGGGGCTATTTCTATGTCTCCTTTCCTCCCAAGTACTCCCCGTTTGCCGGCCATCAGCAGGTGGGGCGCTCAGTGCTTAGACTTGTGCCCTACCTCCACCTTCTGCCCGCCCCTTTGCTGCGCCGTTTGGGGCGGCTGGCCGGCGAAGCCGAGTACCAGATCGCCAACATCATAGCCAATAGGCGTCACGGTCTGAGCATTGCCTCTTTTGAGCGGCTTTGTCGCGAGCACGGCTTGAGGCCGGTGGTGCGGGAGTTGTTTCTCGCGCGGCCTGTGTACCGGGTCCGGTTTGGTATACCGTGCATTCGCCTTCCCAACCTCCCTGGAATGCGCGAGCTCCTGACCCTGGGCTACGAGGCATTGTATCGCCTGACCTGA
- a CDS encoding beta-lactamase family protein, with protein MRRIVIAMLLVAWCWSSAADPGQDFAAQMQLLETWVGELMAYYRLPGLAIGVVRDQELVYAKGFGYADLRTKAPVTPRTLFRVASITKLFTATAVMQLRDAGKLALDDPVQKYLPWFSLQGRRPEWPAVTIRQLLTHTSGIPREAAFPYWTDHRFPAREEMVAKLPTQEMVFQPETRWKYSNLGMALLGEIVAVVSGTPYTQYVTEHILRPLGMNSSLLEVAPGTPGLATGYLRHVEGKGREVAPFTDARGLTAAANLASNLEDMGRFCALQFRYDDFSPQAVLKGSTLREMHRVHWLRPDWQSGYGLGFSVRRVGGRTVVGHAGWVAGYRSQVLLAPEEKVAAIVFCNTEDFDPNTIAVKALGLAAETLGAKPAKVPSAFDSTWVRFVGAYEDPTHWRTDVLLLGTRLYLYGFSYPPEDDPTEALVELEPIGPATFRRASDGEPVSFEMDARGRVLRVKVGENFIYPIR; from the coding sequence ATGAGACGGATCGTGATTGCCATGCTGCTCGTGGCGTGGTGCTGGAGCAGTGCTGCCGACCCGGGGCAGGACTTTGCGGCACAGATGCAGCTCTTGGAGACCTGGGTCGGAGAATTGATGGCCTACTATCGCCTCCCTGGTCTGGCTATCGGGGTCGTGCGGGACCAAGAACTGGTCTATGCCAAAGGTTTTGGCTACGCTGATCTGCGGACTAAGGCCCCGGTCACCCCGCGCACGCTCTTCCGCGTGGCCTCCATTACCAAGTTGTTCACGGCCACCGCCGTCATGCAGCTTCGTGATGCGGGCAAGTTAGCGCTGGATGACCCCGTGCAGAAGTACCTCCCGTGGTTTTCTTTGCAAGGGCGTCGACCTGAGTGGCCGGCGGTGACCATCCGACAGCTCCTCACGCACACCTCTGGCATCCCTCGCGAGGCTGCTTTCCCGTATTGGACGGACCACCGGTTTCCCGCACGTGAAGAGATGGTCGCCAAGCTTCCGACCCAGGAAATGGTATTCCAGCCGGAAACGAGGTGGAAGTACTCCAATCTCGGCATGGCGCTCCTGGGCGAGATTGTTGCCGTGGTGAGCGGCACCCCTTACACTCAATACGTGACCGAGCACATCTTGCGTCCCTTGGGCATGAACTCCTCGTTGCTGGAGGTAGCCCCGGGTACGCCCGGGCTAGCAACCGGCTACTTGCGGCACGTGGAGGGGAAGGGGCGCGAGGTTGCGCCTTTTACCGATGCGCGGGGGCTGACAGCAGCGGCGAACTTGGCCAGCAACCTCGAAGACATGGGGCGCTTCTGCGCCCTCCAGTTCCGCTATGACGATTTTTCCCCGCAGGCCGTGCTCAAAGGGAGCACGTTGCGGGAAATGCACCGGGTGCACTGGCTCCGGCCGGACTGGCAGAGCGGATACGGTTTGGGCTTCAGCGTGCGGCGTGTCGGGGGCCGCACGGTGGTCGGTCACGCCGGCTGGGTGGCCGGCTATCGGTCCCAGGTGCTCCTGGCACCCGAAGAGAAGGTGGCAGCAATCGTTTTCTGCAATACAGAGGACTTTGACCCAAACACCATCGCCGTCAAGGCCTTGGGACTTGCTGCAGAGACCTTGGGAGCAAAGCCCGCGAAGGTACCGTCTGCGTTCGACTCCACCTGGGTCCGCTTCGTGGGCGCATACGAAGACCCCACCCACTGGCGGACGGACGTACTGCTCTTGGGCACGCGGTTGTACTTGTACGGTTTCAGCTACCCGCCTGAGGATGATCCGACGGAAGCTTTGGTGGAGCTGGAGCCCATAGGTCCGGCCACGTTTCGTCGCGCTAGCGATGGGGAGCCTGTCTCCTTTGAAATGGATGCGCGGGGCCGGGTCTTGCGCGTGAAGGTAGGCGAAAACTTTATCTACCCAATCAGATGA
- a CDS encoding HIT family protein, with product MEQQGEPGCVFCEIVAGRRPASVVHQNERCWAFMDIRPVNPGHVLVIPVHHAAGLSELDPEDGAELFRMAQKVAQALRSSGVRCEGVNLHLADGRAAGQEVFHVHLHVVPRFRGDGFGLRFGPDYGRMPPRAELDALAAQLKAHLQAHR from the coding sequence ATGGAACAGCAAGGTGAGCCAGGGTGTGTGTTTTGCGAAATCGTGGCAGGACGGAGACCTGCGAGCGTCGTGCACCAGAACGAAAGGTGTTGGGCCTTTATGGATATCCGGCCAGTGAATCCTGGGCACGTGTTAGTCATTCCGGTGCACCACGCTGCGGGGTTGTCGGAGCTCGATCCTGAGGATGGGGCAGAACTTTTCCGGATGGCGCAAAAGGTGGCTCAAGCGTTGAGATCGAGCGGGGTGCGCTGCGAAGGGGTGAATCTGCATCTGGCGGACGGCCGCGCTGCTGGGCAAGAGGTCTTTCATGTGCACCTGCATGTGGTGCCACGATTTCGTGGCGATGGCTTTGGCTTGCGCTTCGGTCCCGATTATGGGCGCATGCCGCCGCGTGCCGAACTAGATGCACTGGCGGCCCAACTGAAGGCGCACCTCCAGGCGCACCGCTGA
- a CDS encoding carboxypeptidase-like regulatory domain-containing protein: MACASSARCYAATLGVVCRPVRLVGAVLAGWILWAMVGLVAASAAQREERFSIAGRVTDAATGRPLELVNVFLAQSTIGAASDSNGYFLIRNIPQGHFELVASRIGYAPASFSLRMPEDDGRVINFALKPTVLEVRPIEVRAEDPEKWRAELKRFCEAFVGTSANAKNSTILNPEVLDFARDEQGKTLHATASAPLEIVNRGLGYRIHAVLVSFALTGDVSHYQAKAQFSELEAADQEEAKTWAENRLRAYRGSFRHFLNALLSGTTKEEGFSVWRTPKLYSYRQVSYDSRAKQAQLFSPGDDRFTLKLHFPGFLKVMYILEPDEFTQGSYQVSLIRLSKDTVLVNIAGYALDPADIVRYGRWSHDRMAEQLPFDYVPPR; encoded by the coding sequence GTGGCCTGCGCGAGCAGTGCACGGTGTTATGCCGCCACACTAGGCGTGGTGTGCCGGCCTGTGCGCCTCGTGGGGGCCGTTCTTGCTGGGTGGATTCTCTGGGCCATGGTCGGACTGGTGGCGGCGTCGGCTGCACAGCGGGAGGAGCGCTTTTCTATTGCGGGGAGGGTGACAGATGCCGCCACCGGCAGACCCTTAGAGCTGGTCAACGTCTTCCTTGCCCAGAGTACTATCGGGGCTGCCAGCGACAGCAATGGGTATTTTCTCATTCGGAACATTCCGCAAGGCCACTTTGAACTTGTCGCCTCCCGCATTGGCTACGCCCCCGCATCCTTTTCCCTCCGCATGCCAGAAGACGACGGTCGGGTCATTAATTTTGCCCTGAAGCCCACGGTGCTGGAGGTCCGGCCAATCGAGGTGCGCGCAGAAGACCCGGAAAAGTGGCGTGCCGAGCTGAAGCGCTTTTGTGAGGCGTTCGTGGGCACCAGCGCCAACGCTAAGAACAGCACGATTCTGAACCCAGAGGTTCTTGATTTTGCGCGAGACGAACAGGGAAAGACCCTGCACGCCACAGCCAGCGCGCCGCTTGAGATTGTCAATCGGGGCCTGGGCTATCGCATCCACGCCGTGTTGGTCTCTTTCGCACTCACCGGCGATGTCTCCCACTATCAGGCAAAGGCGCAGTTTAGCGAGCTTGAGGCGGCAGACCAGGAGGAAGCGAAGACCTGGGCCGAGAACAGGCTCCGCGCCTACCGTGGTTCTTTCCGCCACTTCTTGAACGCCCTGCTTTCGGGTACCACAAAAGAGGAAGGCTTCTCAGTGTGGCGGACCCCAAAGCTTTACAGCTATCGCCAGGTGAGCTATGATAGCCGGGCAAAGCAGGCACAGCTTTTCTCGCCCGGCGATGATCGCTTTACTCTTAAGCTCCATTTCCCAGGTTTCCTGAAGGTCATGTACATCCTGGAACCAGATGAATTCACGCAGGGCAGCTATCAGGTATCACTGATTAGGCTGTCCAAGGACACCGTGCTGGTCAACATCGCAGGGTATGCCTTAGACCCCGCAGACATTGTCCGCTATGGGCGATGGTCGCATGACCGCATGGCCGAACAACTACCGTTCGACTATGTACCGCCCAGGTGA